In Corynebacterium ulcerans, one genomic interval encodes:
- a CDS encoding CRISPR-associated protein, whose product MFTINIAGDASSALSHFALLGLAAVAEEMGDNSVRLMWSLDSEPKAQLRSIYDPLLIAQRIRELATRWSEDSSWVKARKDYAGKQFAPFSPRIKAIDAEKSPHDWEEHHHIRTSHVDQLLADKRWLDLSFISALGEPSYWHNEKKAPRPDHGASRWEMKTRNRGEEFVQHRLSLMVDELSSWTNEDILAGIQGKQVHDPLGKNSPDSRTSTGLTPPGPTDVALAFVGLLGIASFQLAPQVKEKSVTPGAFPPQALHPVLMVLPMSSTPISLGRARSVLRSEAIACIGGEIVRTGDIGTTAVVSASKWLLEHGINAVALFDIKKAGSSSAPERQVQPGSVLPLG is encoded by the coding sequence GTGTTTACGATCAATATCGCAGGCGATGCTTCAAGCGCACTCAGTCACTTCGCTTTGTTGGGCTTAGCAGCTGTGGCAGAAGAGATGGGAGATAATTCTGTTAGGTTGATGTGGTCTTTAGACTCTGAACCCAAGGCTCAATTAAGAAGTATCTACGATCCCCTCCTCATTGCTCAGCGCATTCGGGAATTAGCAACTCGGTGGTCGGAGGATTCTTCTTGGGTCAAGGCTCGAAAAGACTACGCCGGGAAACAATTCGCTCCTTTTTCTCCGCGGATCAAGGCGATTGATGCAGAAAAATCCCCACACGATTGGGAAGAACATCACCACATTCGCACGTCGCACGTCGATCAGCTTCTTGCGGATAAGCGCTGGCTGGATCTCTCTTTCATCTCAGCTTTAGGAGAACCTTCCTATTGGCATAATGAGAAAAAAGCCCCTCGGCCAGATCATGGGGCATCTCGGTGGGAAATGAAAACCCGTAATCGAGGAGAAGAGTTTGTTCAACACCGGCTCAGCTTGATGGTGGACGAACTTTCCTCCTGGACAAACGAGGACATACTTGCAGGAATTCAAGGAAAACAAGTCCATGATCCATTAGGAAAGAATTCTCCCGATTCAAGGACTTCGACAGGATTAACACCACCCGGCCCCACCGACGTAGCTCTTGCATTTGTAGGTCTACTGGGCATTGCATCTTTCCAGCTCGCGCCACAAGTCAAGGAAAAATCGGTAACACCGGGTGCATTCCCACCTCAAGCACTCCACCCAGTGTTGATGGTTCTTCCCATGTCTTCCACCCCAATCTCCTTAGGCCGAGCACGCTCTGTCCTTAGGTCAGAGGCTATTGCGTGCATCGGAGGAGAGATTGTCCGGACAGGTGATATCGGCACTACTGCGGTGGTGTCAGCAAGCAAATGGCTGCTAGAACATGGGATTAATGCCGTAGCACTGTTTGACATAAAAAAGGCCGGCAGTTCGAGCGCACCGGAACGGCAAGTCCAACCAGGTTCCGTGCTTCCGTTGGGTTAA
- the cas3u gene encoding type I-U CRISPR-associated helicase/endonuclease Cas3: MPSITFDAFFAELNDGHRPFAWQQRLVDAVMKTGTWPAQIVAPTGTGKSSVVDVHLYLNALYALGECPRVPRRLSVVVNRRALVDSHIDRAETILRTMQEAKAGSVLATLSQALTSLRSDAHQDPFIVSRLRGALTNKTLPVNSLEACAIIAATPDMWGSRALFRGYGSGRLARPRETALFTMDAVVLLDESHLNRQLLTTARRIAALQELEVDLHVPRLQVVAATATSTETLGLAQSIGVFEEDCERDPVIAQRIDSSKHLSLLKLKKWNGRPKNSEIIATAVEEVLRLCADADSTVGCIVNHVETATKIHRILKKKGLRSEILVGRMRPHDVAQMKARRPGLFTIQGSQEVDVLVATQTMEVGVDVDFAHLVTELAPGSSLTQRFGRVNRLGHRVRSEVSVLIPSTADAIKTDVPPYTSKDLLNSLAWLEQLAEAGTVNPRRLLELPAPEESPGRVLLQRLEWADLHNLCRTTDPLFAEPDLDLWLRDSLEKDPALGGVVVRSPLPEDFNAAVELLNATKPQDFETFPANIAVLNRLKDVLAPTDESFKQKASAVRHRAFLYRDSEVVLLDHDKPLRPTDILIIEPGTPFTTEGVASATPEDSELIDPAPLPGIDVHVFDSAMDKAEAESFKQIAAELSEDPEETPTESQRSKGFQCSTMVLETDHHHGFDAVVPWYITETDDAIRAEEEALQEWSPTSKTVTLQQHQADVAEQADNLCTSVGLHHDFHQIVVQAAAHHDDGKIEPRFQTWLRGGKTSDDQEPWAKSAQRNRQEIRRAKNISGVPPKWRHEQLSALKVAVQLGYDTPETELILRIVGCSHGHGRSTFPYSSWEMISPLATDQEQAVARHLFSEGEWDSIIERTNRTIGPYAMAYLEALQRAADAHVSSEGR, translated from the coding sequence ATGCCTAGCATTACTTTCGATGCATTCTTTGCTGAGCTTAACGACGGCCACCGTCCTTTCGCGTGGCAACAACGTCTAGTCGATGCCGTAATGAAAACAGGCACCTGGCCGGCACAGATCGTGGCTCCCACCGGAACTGGCAAGTCGTCTGTTGTCGATGTACACCTCTATCTCAACGCCTTATATGCCCTGGGAGAATGCCCCCGAGTTCCCAGGCGTCTTAGCGTTGTGGTTAACCGCCGAGCATTAGTAGATAGCCACATTGATCGTGCAGAAACAATCTTGCGCACAATGCAAGAGGCTAAAGCCGGCTCGGTATTGGCAACACTATCTCAAGCACTAACGAGCTTAAGGTCTGATGCACATCAAGACCCGTTTATCGTCAGTCGATTACGAGGCGCGCTCACAAATAAGACTCTGCCGGTAAATAGCCTTGAAGCTTGCGCCATCATCGCAGCTACACCGGACATGTGGGGATCACGTGCTTTGTTCCGAGGTTATGGTTCCGGAAGGCTAGCTCGGCCTAGAGAAACCGCGCTTTTTACGATGGATGCCGTTGTGCTTCTCGACGAGTCACATTTGAATCGTCAGCTCCTGACGACTGCGCGTCGTATAGCTGCATTGCAGGAGTTGGAAGTAGATCTTCACGTGCCGCGATTGCAAGTTGTCGCTGCAACAGCAACATCTACTGAAACCCTAGGTCTTGCCCAGAGCATCGGTGTATTCGAGGAAGATTGTGAGCGTGATCCAGTCATTGCTCAGCGCATCGATTCGTCCAAGCATCTTTCGCTCTTAAAGCTCAAAAAATGGAATGGGCGACCCAAGAACTCTGAGATCATCGCCACCGCAGTGGAAGAGGTCCTCAGATTATGCGCCGATGCAGACAGCACTGTGGGCTGCATCGTAAACCACGTGGAAACGGCCACAAAAATCCACCGGATACTCAAGAAAAAGGGTCTACGCAGCGAAATCTTAGTGGGCAGGATGCGGCCGCATGATGTTGCACAGATGAAGGCTCGGCGACCAGGGCTTTTCACCATTCAAGGCTCTCAAGAAGTAGACGTGCTGGTGGCTACTCAAACCATGGAGGTTGGCGTTGACGTCGATTTTGCCCACTTAGTCACTGAACTCGCACCAGGATCATCTCTGACACAGCGCTTTGGCCGGGTCAATCGACTCGGGCACCGCGTAAGGAGCGAGGTTTCTGTACTCATCCCGTCAACTGCAGACGCGATCAAGACAGATGTACCTCCTTATACCAGCAAGGATCTCCTCAATTCTCTCGCATGGCTAGAGCAATTAGCAGAGGCCGGAACAGTAAATCCGAGAAGATTGCTTGAGCTTCCTGCTCCTGAAGAATCACCTGGTCGGGTATTATTGCAGCGCCTGGAATGGGCAGACCTCCATAATTTATGTAGAACAACCGATCCCCTGTTTGCCGAACCAGACCTGGATCTGTGGTTAAGAGACTCGTTGGAAAAAGACCCTGCTCTTGGCGGCGTAGTTGTCCGGTCCCCATTGCCGGAAGATTTCAACGCGGCAGTAGAACTACTCAATGCCACAAAACCCCAGGATTTTGAAACTTTCCCCGCCAACATCGCGGTGTTGAACAGACTCAAAGATGTATTGGCCCCTACTGACGAATCTTTCAAACAAAAAGCTTCAGCAGTTAGACACCGCGCATTCTTATATCGAGACAGTGAGGTAGTTTTACTCGATCACGACAAACCGCTTCGTCCTACCGATATCCTCATTATCGAACCCGGCACGCCTTTTACCACGGAAGGTGTCGCCTCGGCGACGCCCGAAGACTCCGAACTCATCGACCCAGCTCCACTTCCTGGAATTGACGTTCATGTATTTGACTCCGCGATGGACAAAGCAGAGGCCGAAAGCTTTAAACAGATTGCAGCCGAACTAAGCGAAGATCCAGAAGAAACTCCTACAGAGAGTCAACGGTCAAAGGGCTTTCAGTGCTCCACAATGGTGCTTGAAACCGATCACCACCATGGGTTTGATGCAGTAGTGCCGTGGTACATCACTGAAACCGACGATGCTATCCGAGCAGAAGAAGAGGCTCTCCAGGAATGGTCACCGACGTCCAAGACGGTAACGCTTCAACAGCATCAAGCTGATGTTGCTGAACAAGCAGACAACCTGTGTACCAGTGTGGGATTACACCATGACTTCCACCAGATCGTCGTCCAAGCAGCAGCGCATCACGATGACGGAAAAATAGAGCCACGATTCCAGACGTGGTTGCGTGGTGGAAAAACATCGGATGATCAGGAACCCTGGGCCAAAAGTGCGCAGAGGAATCGACAAGAGATTCGCCGCGCAAAGAACATCTCTGGTGTGCCACCAAAATGGCGCCATGAGCAGCTTTCCGCCCTCAAAGTTGCAGTTCAGCTCGGGTATGACACTCCAGAAACGGAACTGATCCTGCGGATAGTGGGATGCAGTCACGGCCACGGAAGATCCACTTTCCCGTATTCCTCCTGGGAAATGATTTCCCCGCTCGCCACTGATCAAGAACAGGCAGTGGCACGTCACCTCTTCTCCGAGGGCGAATGGGACAGCATCATCGAGCGAACAAACAGGACAATCGGCCCTTATGCCATGGCTTACTTAGAGGCTTTGCAGCGGGCAGCTGACGCTCACGTTTCATCGGAAGGAAGGTAG